From Thiohalorhabdus denitrificans, the proteins below share one genomic window:
- a CDS encoding PepSY domain-containing protein → MALFPGKPLLALLAMASLATAVGADSGPGHRDSDHVRQLREQEDVLPFERILAEARKRHPDARLVEVELKREDGRHLYEVELIDAGGTFRELYFDARTGELLSSEIEE, encoded by the coding sequence ATGGCCCTATTCCCGGGCAAACCCCTCCTGGCCCTGTTGGCCATGGCGTCCCTCGCCACCGCGGTGGGCGCCGATTCCGGACCCGGCCACCGGGATTCGGACCACGTGCGGCAACTCCGCGAGCAGGAGGACGTCCTGCCCTTCGAGCGCATCCTGGCCGAGGCCCGGAAGCGCCATCCGGACGCCCGACTGGTGGAGGTGGAGCTGAAAAGAGAGGACGGGCGCCACCTCTACGAGGTGGAGCTCATCGACGCCGGCGGCACCTTCCGCGAGCTGTACTTCGACGCCCGGACCGGGGAGCTGCTCTCCTCGGAGATCGAGGAATAG
- a CDS encoding response regulator transcription factor, with protein sequence MRILVAEDDPDLGERVRTSLREAGYAADVATDGEEADYLGREEPYDAVILDLGLPQRAGLTVLANWRREGNPVPVLVLTARNAWYERVEGFEAGADDYLGKPFHMEELLARLGALLRRRHGRPGGPLEVAGLTLDEAAQTVRTPDGTTNALTATEFRLLRYFMLNPGRVLSKAALSEHLYEYDADKDSNVLEVYVRRLRAKIGKERIATRRGQGYLLRADGP encoded by the coding sequence ATGCGGATCCTGGTCGCGGAGGACGACCCGGACCTGGGCGAGCGGGTCCGCACCTCGCTGCGGGAGGCCGGCTACGCCGCGGATGTCGCCACCGACGGCGAGGAGGCCGATTACCTGGGTCGGGAAGAGCCCTACGACGCGGTGATCCTCGACCTGGGCCTGCCCCAGCGGGCCGGGCTGACCGTGCTGGCGAACTGGAGGCGGGAGGGCAACCCCGTACCCGTGCTGGTGCTCACCGCCCGCAACGCTTGGTACGAGCGCGTCGAGGGCTTCGAGGCGGGGGCGGACGACTATCTGGGCAAGCCCTTCCACATGGAGGAGCTGCTGGCCCGCCTCGGGGCCCTCCTCCGCCGCCGGCACGGCCGTCCCGGCGGCCCCCTGGAGGTGGCGGGGCTGACCCTGGACGAGGCGGCGCAAACCGTACGGACCCCAGACGGCACCACAAACGCCCTCACCGCCACCGAGTTCCGCCTCCTGCGCTACTTCATGCTCAACCCTGGCCGGGTGCTCTCCAAGGCGGCCCTGAGCGAGCACCTCTACGAGTACGACGCCGACAAGGACAGCAACGTCCTGGAGGTCTACGTGCGGCGGCTGCGCGCCAAGATCGGCAAGGAGCGCATCGCCACCCGGCGCGGGCAGGGTTACCTGCTGCGGGCCGACGGGCCGTGA
- a CDS encoding ATP-binding protein codes for MISLKARLTTFLSLALVVLLGLQYLLVSAAIRGTAEDYMASRLEHDAETLLGELTWTDGEPGLPAGSPDAIYQRPFSGHYFTVRTPERELRSRSLWDTTLPVQAVPPGEVRREHLQGPAGQPLLLYAAGFRKAGRPVTLAVAEDLSSLNADLRAFQWRYGLVSLGVAGALLALQWLLVALGVRPLDRLRRQIVALEGGKRQSLDQRVPAEVRPLVGEINRLVGVLGQRQERSRKALGNLAHALKTPLTRLGQLGDDPRVRSDRELRDRLLEPTRVIEGLIERELKRARLAGGSPGQRFDADRELPRLLRALEGIHAERGIAIEADVPPGKTFHGDREDLLELFGNLLDNACKWAEGRVRLRVEEGPGLRFVVEDDGPGIPEAERPRLTERGARLDESASGHGLGLAIASDIVAAYGGELAFDRSGDLGGLAVRVTLPPTPRE; via the coding sequence GTGATCTCCCTGAAGGCCCGCCTGACGACCTTCCTGAGCCTGGCCCTGGTGGTCCTGCTGGGCCTGCAGTACCTCCTGGTGAGCGCCGCCATCCGGGGCACGGCGGAGGACTACATGGCCTCCCGCCTGGAGCACGACGCCGAAACCCTGCTGGGGGAACTGACCTGGACCGACGGCGAGCCGGGCCTGCCCGCGGGAAGCCCGGACGCCATCTACCAGCGCCCCTTTTCGGGCCACTATTTCACCGTCCGGACCCCGGAACGGGAACTGCGCTCGCGCTCCCTGTGGGATACCACCCTTCCCGTGCAAGCTGTTCCCCCGGGGGAGGTGCGCCGCGAGCACCTCCAGGGCCCCGCCGGGCAGCCCCTCCTGCTGTACGCGGCCGGATTCCGCAAGGCGGGTCGGCCCGTCACCCTCGCCGTAGCCGAGGACCTCTCCTCGCTCAACGCCGACCTGCGGGCCTTCCAGTGGCGGTACGGGCTGGTCTCCCTGGGGGTGGCCGGGGCCCTGCTGGCCCTCCAGTGGCTGCTGGTGGCCCTGGGCGTGCGGCCCCTGGACCGGCTGCGCCGGCAGATCGTGGCGCTGGAAGGAGGAAAGCGCCAATCCCTGGACCAGCGGGTCCCGGCCGAGGTCCGGCCGCTGGTAGGGGAGATCAACCGCCTGGTGGGGGTGCTGGGGCAGCGCCAGGAGCGCTCCCGCAAGGCGCTGGGCAACCTGGCCCACGCCCTCAAGACGCCCCTGACCCGCCTCGGCCAGCTCGGCGACGACCCACGGGTCCGCTCCGACCGGGAGCTCCGCGACCGCCTCCTGGAGCCGACCCGCGTCATCGAGGGCCTCATCGAGCGCGAGCTCAAGCGGGCCCGCCTGGCCGGTGGCTCGCCGGGCCAGCGGTTCGACGCCGACCGCGAGCTGCCCCGCCTCCTCCGGGCCCTGGAGGGCATCCACGCCGAGCGGGGGATCGCCATCGAGGCGGACGTGCCTCCGGGCAAGACCTTCCACGGGGATCGCGAGGATCTGCTGGAGCTGTTCGGCAACCTGCTGGACAACGCCTGCAAGTGGGCGGAAGGACGGGTGCGCCTCCGCGTCGAGGAGGGCCCGGGCCTGCGCTTCGTGGTGGAGGACGACGGCCCGGGGATCCCCGAGGCGGAGCGCCCCCGGCTCACCGAGCGCGGGGCGCGCCTGGATGAGTCCGCCAGCGGCCACGGCCTGGGCCTCGCCATCGCCAGCGACATCGTCGCGGCCTACGGGGGCGAGCTCGCCTTCGACCGCTCCGGCGACCTGGGCGGGCTGGCCGTCCGGGTCACCCTGCCCCCCACACCCAGGGAATAA
- a CDS encoding class I SAM-dependent methyltransferase → MSAPASSLRELAMEQAQGAMALQLAFIGVANGLFRALADVPRSPEDLAAATGMDPDYVRRWVDAAYAFGYLEESGPGLALTERGQGFATEDPASPLPFAIHTMLGAHMSERTAHFMRTGERPGEEVLGERETIADLFGTMLEGMFGPFFEGQILPDLPVYREIDREAGLAVDLGCGNGWYLRRLAHQYPHLRGVGLDLFDAAIAEARSQAEAEGTADRLDFRKGDMHWFTVDEPIDLIAMNRALHHVWDEKDRVFAFLRDHLKPGGAAVIWEPNWPGDRPALADPKRRGMAFQNLMEHVQGNRFLQAEEIAAEFEKVGMAPDIHLYGEGNEAVVVGRKA, encoded by the coding sequence ATGTCCGCACCCGCCTCCTCCCTCCGGGAGCTGGCCATGGAGCAGGCCCAGGGCGCCATGGCCCTGCAGTTGGCCTTCATCGGCGTGGCGAACGGGCTGTTCCGGGCCCTGGCCGACGTACCGCGCAGCCCGGAGGACCTCGCCGCCGCGACCGGCATGGACCCGGACTACGTACGGCGCTGGGTGGACGCCGCCTACGCCTTCGGCTACCTGGAGGAAAGCGGCCCCGGGCTGGCCCTGACGGAGAGGGGGCAGGGCTTCGCCACGGAGGACCCGGCGAGCCCCCTGCCCTTCGCCATCCACACCATGCTCGGCGCCCACATGAGCGAGCGCACGGCCCACTTCATGCGAACCGGCGAACGCCCCGGCGAGGAGGTACTGGGCGAGCGGGAGACCATCGCCGACCTCTTCGGCACCATGCTGGAGGGCATGTTCGGCCCCTTCTTCGAGGGGCAGATTCTTCCCGACCTGCCCGTCTACCGGGAGATCGACCGCGAGGCCGGGCTCGCGGTGGACCTGGGCTGCGGCAACGGCTGGTACCTGCGGCGCCTGGCCCACCAGTACCCGCACCTGCGCGGCGTGGGCCTGGACCTCTTCGACGCGGCCATCGCCGAGGCGCGAAGCCAGGCGGAGGCGGAGGGAACCGCCGACCGGCTGGACTTCCGCAAGGGCGACATGCACTGGTTCACCGTGGACGAGCCCATCGACCTGATCGCCATGAACCGGGCCCTGCACCACGTCTGGGACGAGAAGGACCGGGTCTTCGCCTTCCTGCGCGACCACCTGAAACCCGGGGGCGCTGCGGTCATCTGGGAGCCCAACTGGCCCGGCGACCGGCCCGCCCTGGCCGACCCCAAGCGGCGCGGCATGGCCTTCCAGAACCTCATGGAGCACGTGCAGGGCAACCGCTTCCTCCAGGCCGAGGAGATCGCGGCGGAATTCGAGAAGGTGGGCATGGCGCCGGACATCCACCTGTACGGGGAGGGCAACGAGGCGGTGGTGGTGGGCCGCAAGGCCTGA
- a CDS encoding 1-phosphofructokinase family hexose kinase, which yields MSGRIVTLTPNPVMDLRTSVDQVRSDRKLRCTDPVRQPGGGGLNVARTIRWLGGNACALFPAGGGTGEDIKHCLEGERLDYEAIPVAGETRENLIVLEEESGHEYRFAMPGPVLSQGEWEALLERLERTEPAPQYLVASGSLPPGVPEDFFARVAEVASRRGARVIVDTHGRPLERVMVPDSGVFLLKPNHNELEMLTGRKLASEEEEEAAARELTADQQARAVVLSRGPRGAMLVTQERTVRFRNPPVGVITRVGAGDSLIAGLVYRLAEGASLEEAVRYGVAVGAAAVASAGTGLGEWVDLEELVQQTEVA from the coding sequence GTGAGCGGACGGATCGTTACCCTGACCCCGAACCCGGTCATGGACCTGCGCACCAGCGTGGACCAGGTCCGCAGCGACCGGAAGCTCCGCTGCACCGACCCCGTGCGCCAGCCGGGCGGTGGAGGGCTCAACGTGGCCCGGACCATCCGCTGGCTCGGGGGCAACGCGTGCGCGCTGTTCCCCGCCGGAGGCGGCACCGGGGAGGACATCAAGCATTGCCTGGAAGGCGAGCGCTTGGATTACGAGGCCATCCCGGTGGCGGGAGAGACCCGGGAGAACCTGATCGTCCTCGAGGAGGAGAGCGGCCACGAGTACCGCTTCGCCATGCCGGGCCCGGTCCTTTCCCAGGGGGAATGGGAGGCCCTCCTGGAGCGCCTGGAGCGGACCGAGCCCGCCCCCCAGTACCTGGTGGCCAGTGGGAGTCTGCCGCCGGGCGTGCCGGAGGATTTTTTCGCGCGGGTGGCGGAGGTGGCCAGCCGCCGGGGGGCGCGGGTGATCGTGGATACCCACGGTCGGCCCCTGGAGCGGGTGATGGTGCCCGACAGCGGGGTGTTCCTCCTCAAGCCCAACCACAACGAGCTGGAGATGCTCACCGGGCGGAAGCTGGCCAGTGAGGAGGAAGAGGAGGCCGCGGCCCGGGAGCTGACCGCGGATCAGCAGGCCCGGGCCGTGGTCCTGTCCCGGGGGCCCCGGGGGGCCATGCTCGTGACCCAAGAGCGGACCGTGCGCTTCCGCAATCCGCCGGTGGGGGTGATCACCCGGGTTGGCGCCGGGGATTCCCTGATCGCCGGCCTGGTGTACCGCCTGGCCGAGGGGGCCTCCCTGGAGGAGGCGGTGCGTTACGGGGTGGCCGTGGGGGCCGCGGCCGTGGCCAGTGCCGGCACGGGGCTCGGCGAGTGGGTGGACCTCGAGGAGCTGGTCCAGCAGACCGAAGTGGCCTGA